The genomic window GGCCGCTCATAGGGGCTGGTCTGTGCTACATCGGTCATTGCGGGCTCTCCTGCCCCTTCTGGGGGCTTTTGTTTTTGTCAGCCTCGACTGCCACGGTGGTGACACCGCGCGATACCGGTTGTGCCGCCCCTGGTAGGAGCGAGCGTGCTCGCGAACCGCCTGGCACGCACGCGTCAGGGAGCGAAATTCCACGCCAAACACTGTGGGGAGACAGCCTCGCCGTCACGCCACGGGAGCTTCCTCCGCCGTGCGCCCACTGGAAGGGATAACCTCCGCGCCGCGCGCAGGTTCGCTCAATATCATCTGCGCGGCCTTTTCCGCGATCACCAGCACCGGCGAACAGCTGTTGCCGGAGGTCAGGCTGGGCATGATCGACGCATCGGCGATGCGCAGGCCGGGGATGCCGTGCACGCGCAAGCGGCTGTCCACCACCGCGCCCTCGCCCTGCCCCATGCGGCAGGTGCCGGCGGGGTGGAAGATGGTGGTGCCGATCTCGGCGGCGGCGCGGTGCAGGTCTTCTTCGGTCTGGTAATCCGGGCCGGGCTTGAACTCCACCGGCTGATAGCGCGCCAGCGCGGGCGAGGCGGCGATGCGCCGGGTCAGGCGGATGGCGTCGGCGGCCACGCGCAGGTCCTGCGGGTGGCTGAGGTAGTTGGGCTGGATCACCGGCTTGTCGCGCGGGTCGGGCGAGCGCAGGGTCACCGTGCCCCGGCTCAGCGGGCGCAGGTCGCAGACCGAGGCGGTGAATGCCGGGAAGCTGTGCAGCGGCTCGCCGAAGCGCTCCAGCGACAGCGGCTGCACGTGGTATTCCAGGTTGGCCGAACGCTGGCTTGGGTCGGACTTGGCGAACGCGCCCAACTGGCTGGGCGCCATGGACAGCGGGCCGCTGCGCTTGAGCAGGTACTCCAGGCCCATTCCCATCTTGCCCCACAGCGTCGAGGCGATCTGGTTCAGCGACGGCGCCCCGTTCATGCGGTAGATCAGGCGCAGTTGCAGGTGGTCCTGCAGGTTGCCGCCCACGCCGGACAGCGCATGGCGCACGCCGATGCCGTGCTTCTCCAGCAGGTCGCGCGGGCCGATGCCCGAGCGCTGCAGCAGCACCGGCGTGTTGATCGCGCCAGCGCAGAGGATGACTTCACGCCGCGCCCGCAGTTCGCGCCGCGCGCCTTGCCAGTTCACCTCCAGCCCGGCGGCGCGGCCGTTCTCCAGCAGGACGCGCAGAGCCTCCACGTTCGTCAGCACGGTCAGGTTGGCACGGTTGGCGATGGGCCTCAGGAAGGCCTTGGAGGCGTTCCAGCGCACACCCGAACGCTGGTTCACCTGGAAGTAGCCGCAGCCCTCGTTGTCGCCGCCGTTGAAGTCGTCCACCGGGCGCACGCCGGCCTGCGCCGCCGCCTCACGGAAGGCATCAAGGATCGCCCACGACAGCCGCTGCTTCTCCACCCGCCATTCGCCGCCCGCGCCATGCAGCTCGCTGGAGCCGGCGAAGTGGTCCTCCATCTTCATGAACAGCGGCAACAAGTCGTTCCAGCCCCAGCCGGGGTTGCCCTCGGCGGCCCAGCCGTCATAGTCCAGCGCCTGGCCGCGCATGTAGATCATGCCGTTGATCGACGAGCAGCCGCCGAGCGTACGCCCGCGCGGGTACTTGATCGCGCGGCCGTTCAGGCCCGGCACCTGCTCGGTGTCGTAGCACCAGTCGGTACGCGGGTTGCCGATGCAGTAGAGGTAGCCGACGGGGATGTGGATCCAGGGATAGTTGTCCGGGCCGCCGGCTTCGAGCAGCAGCACGCGGTTGGCCGGGTCAGCGGACAGGCGATTGGCCAGCAGGCAACCGGCAGGACCCGCGCCGACGATCAGGTAGTCATAGGCATCCAGCGCCTGGGGCATGGAAAGGTACCTCGTCGTTCTTGTTCTTTTTGTATGGGGACTGAGCCTAGTCGTTCGTTCGTGATAAAAGAACACTCATTTCGAGTCACCCGCTGTGCGTTTTCTAACAACGAGGACCGCCGAGATGTTCGACTGGAATGACCTGCGCTACTTCCTCGAGCTGCACCGCAGCGGCCGCCTGCTGACCACCGCCAAGCGCCTGGGCACCACCCACGCCACGGTGGCGCGGCATATCGAGAACATCGAGCGCGACCTCGGCACCCAGCTGTTCGCCCAGCACACCGGCGGCTACCAGCTCACCCCCGCCGGCCAGGCGCTGCTCAAGCATGCCGAGGCCATGGAGAACACCGCCCTGCTCGCCCAGGAGGAAATGAGCCAGGCCATCTCGCCGCTGGGGCAGATCCGCATCGGCGTCACCGAGGGCCTGGGCACGATGTTCCTCGCCCCGCGCATGGGCGAGCTGATGCAGCGCTACCCCGGCCTGGAGGTGGAACTGGTATCGGTGCCACGCTTCGTCAGCATCACCAACCGCGAGGCCGACATCGCCATCACCCTGGAGCGCCCCAGCGCCGACCTGGTGATCAGCCGGCGCCTGACCCGCTACCGCCTGAGCCTGTTCGCCAGCCCCGCCTACCTGGAAAACGCGCCGCCCCTGCGCGACCGCGACGACCTGTGTAAACACCCCTGGATCGGCTACGTCGACGACCTGCTGTTCAGCCAGGAACTGCTGTTCCACCACAGCTTCTGCCGCCACCCGCAGGTGGTGTTCCGCAGCACCAGCGTGGTCGCCCAGCAGCAAGCCGCCCAGGCTGGTATCGGCATCGCCATCCTCCCGCAGTACATGGGCCTGCACGACCCACGGCTGGTGCCGGTGCTGCCGGAGGAATTCATCGAGCGCGAATACTGGATGTGCACCCGGCGCGAGTTGCACCGCTCGGTGAGGCTGAGGCTGGTGTGGGACTTTCTGCTGGAGGTGTGCGGGCGCGAACAGGGGATTCTCGTTGAAGGCCAAACCGCGGCCCCGCATTGACAGTAGGAGCGAGCTTGCTCGCGAACAGAGTACCCTGCGGCGTCCACGCCAGGCGGGTTCGCGAGCAAGCTCGCTCCTACACAGAGCAGAGCCCTCCTTCGGAGCGGAGCGCGCGCCAGGGTGGGCATCGCCTGTGGCCTTTGAAAAATCCCTTCGCCAGCAGGCTCGCTCCTACCCAGAGCGACGCCCTCTTGCTGTTGAGCCTGGCGCTAGCCTGAATCGGCCGAATAAAGCAAACGACCTCCCTCGACGCGGCACACCGCGTCTGTAAGAACGATCCTTCAGGTCGAACCACGAATTCAGACACGCCATTTCCCACCTGACGGTCCGCGATGCCACGGGCAGAGCGCATGCTGAACGTGTGCGCTAACACCACTGGTGCAAATCCCGCCGCGCCCGAACAATCCCCGCTCTCACCGCCCCTTTTCCGCCCGCTCCGCGCGCCGCCCGATCTGTGCCACGGCGCATGCCGCGCAGATTTTCCCCGCCCTTCGCCAAGCACCGCTCATTGCCGGCAATCCGCCGCGTTTTCCGCTGCGACGCTGAACTCCGCGCGTCCTTCAGAAATTAACGTCCGGCTGCTTTCAGATTGCGGCGGGGCGCTCTGGCTGCCGCTGACCGCGCACGATAAAAAACAACGAGAAACCACCGATGGCTCTTCATCGCAACGGCCGCCAGACGCTTCGCCTGGCCGTGGCCGGCACCCTGCTGGGCAGCGCCCTTCCCTTCACGCCAGCGGTCCTCGCGGCAGGCTTCGTCGATGACTCGACCCTCACCGGCGGGCTGTTCTACTGGCAGCGTGACCGTGAGCGCAAGAACGTCGCCACGGGCGATTACGACACCAACCTCAAGCACGCCACCGGCAACGCCAACCTGGACTTCTCCTCCGGCTACGCCGCCGACCTCGTCGGCCTCGACCTCGCGGCGTTCAGCGCCGTCGAGTTCTACGAAGCCGGCGACAGCTCGCACCCGAACGAGATCGCGTTCTCCTCGAAGAACAAGGCCTACGACGAGGACTATTCCGGCGACAAGGGCGGCATGAGCCTCTACAAGGCCGCGCTCAAGTTCAAGCTCGGCCCGGCGTGGGCGCGGGCGGGCTACATCCAGCCCAGCGGGCAAACGCTGCTGGCCTCGCACTGGAGCTTTCTGCCCGGCACCTACCAGGGCGTCGAAGCGGGGGCGAACTTCGATTACGCCGATGCCGGCGCGCTGAGCTTCTCCTACATGTGGGCAGACCAGTACAAGTCGCCCTGGCACACGGACGTCGACAGCTTCTACCGCAACGACCGCAAGACCCGCATCGCTTACCTGCACTCGCTGGGCGCCAAGTACGACTTCAAGAACGACCTGGTCCTCGAAGCCGCGTTCGGCCAGGCGCAAGGCTACGTCGACCAGTACTTCGCCAAGGCCAGCTACCACGTCGATGTGGGCGGCCGCCCGCTGAGCACCAGCTATCAGTTCTACGGCGCGCGCGACACGGTGAACGACGGCGGGGTGAACGACCTCTACGACGGCCTGGCCTGGCTGCAGGCCGTGACCTTCGGCTATCGCCTCGGCCAGGTGGACCTGCGCCTGGAAGGCACCTCCGTGAAGGCCAACGGCAACCAGGGCTACTTCCTGCAACGCATGACGCCGACCTATGCCTCCTCCAACGGCCGCCTGGACGTGTGGTGGGACAACCGCTCGGACTTCAACGCCAACGGCGAGAAGGCCGTCTATGCCGGCGCGCTCTACGACCTGGCCAACTGGAACCTGCCCGGCTTCGCGGTGGGCGGCTCCTGCGTCTACGCCTGGGATGCCAAACCCAGCACCGACCCGCAGTACGACCAGAGCCAGCGGGTGATCGAAACCGCCTACAGCCTGGACGCGCTCTACACCGTCCAGGCCGGTTTCGCCAAGGGCACGCTCTTCAAGCTGCACTACACCCGCTACGACAACCACTCGGACAACCCGAGCTGGAGCAATGGCTACGGCAACATGTTCCAGGACGAACACGACCTGAAGTTCATGGTCATCGCCCCCTTCACCATCTTCTGATCCCGTTGCCCAGAGAGGTCCCGAGCATGCAACGACTCTTCCTGCTGGCCGCCCTGGCTGCCTGCAGCGCTTGCAGCGCTTGCAGCGCGCACAGCACCGCCCCCGTCGAGCCGAAGCAGGCCTACCGCAATTGCATCGCCGGCGCCCAGGGCGAGGCGGACAAGGTGGCGGTGTGCCAAGCGATGCTGCAGACGCTGAAGCAGAACGCCCGGCACCGCGCCTTCGCCGAACAGGAAAGCGTGCGCGTGCTGGATTACCAGAAGTGCCTGCAAGCCGCGAAAACCGGTGTGGGCGAGAACGAACAGCCGGCCTGCCAGAAGATCTGGCAGGAGATCCGCAACCACGACCACTGATTCAGGATGAACAGCTGATGATCCGCTTGAACCGAACCACCCTGGCCGTCGCCGTCACGCTGGGCATGCTGGCGTTCGCCGGTGCCAGCCAGGCGCAGCAGAGCACCGTCGACCAACTGAGCCGCCTGAAGGTCCAGGTCACGGTGAAGGACAACCACGCCGCCGACCACGGCGTCGATTGCGCGGCGCTGGGCGCCGACTGGGCCTCGTGCAACCGGTGGAGCATCAGCCTGACCAGCGCCAGCGCGATCACCGACAAGGACTGGGCGATCTATTTCCACAACCCGCGCCAGGTGCTGAAAACCCTGAACGACCAGTTCAAGGTGACGTTCATCACCGGCGACCTGCACAAGATCGAACCCACGGAAAAATTCACCGGTTTCAAGGCCGGCCAGCCCGTGGAGATTCCCCTGATCGGTGAATACTGGCAGCTGTTCGAAAGCGACATCATGCCGCGCTGGTATGCCACCGCGGCGGATGCCCAGCCCAGAGTCATCGCCAGCACCGACACCGAAGACCTGCGCCGCTTCGTCACGCCGTTCAGCGGTGACCTGTTCAAGCGCACGGCGAACGACCACAACGTGCTGATGCTGCCCAACAGCCGTTTCGAGAAGAACGCCGACCTGGCCGTGCTGCCGGCAAGCGCACTGCGCGGGCAGATCGTGCCGACCCCGCGGCAGGTGAAGATTCTCGCCCGGGACGTCGACCTCAGCGCCGGCGTGAACCTTGAGCTCGGCGCACTCGATGCGGACAGCGCCGAGGCGGTGCAGCAACGCTTCGCCCTGCTGGGCGTGAAGCCGTCCGCCAGCGGC from Pseudomonas sp. GCEP-101 includes these protein-coding regions:
- a CDS encoding LysR family transcriptional regulator, whose translation is MFDWNDLRYFLELHRSGRLLTTAKRLGTTHATVARHIENIERDLGTQLFAQHTGGYQLTPAGQALLKHAEAMENTALLAQEEMSQAISPLGQIRIGVTEGLGTMFLAPRMGELMQRYPGLEVELVSVPRFVSITNREADIAITLERPSADLVISRRLTRYRLSLFASPAYLENAPPLRDRDDLCKHPWIGYVDDLLFSQELLFHHSFCRHPQVVFRSTSVVAQQQAAQAGIGIAILPQYMGLHDPRLVPVLPEEFIEREYWMCTRRELHRSVRLRLVWDFLLEVCGREQGILVEGQTAAPH
- the chiQ gene encoding ChiQ/YbfN family lipoprotein — translated: MQRLFLLAALAACSACSACSAHSTAPVEPKQAYRNCIAGAQGEADKVAVCQAMLQTLKQNARHRAFAEQESVRVLDYQKCLQAAKTGVGENEQPACQKIWQEIRNHDH
- the chiP gene encoding chitoporin ChiP; translated protein: MALHRNGRQTLRLAVAGTLLGSALPFTPAVLAAGFVDDSTLTGGLFYWQRDRERKNVATGDYDTNLKHATGNANLDFSSGYAADLVGLDLAAFSAVEFYEAGDSSHPNEIAFSSKNKAYDEDYSGDKGGMSLYKAALKFKLGPAWARAGYIQPSGQTLLASHWSFLPGTYQGVEAGANFDYADAGALSFSYMWADQYKSPWHTDVDSFYRNDRKTRIAYLHSLGAKYDFKNDLVLEAAFGQAQGYVDQYFAKASYHVDVGGRPLSTSYQFYGARDTVNDGGVNDLYDGLAWLQAVTFGYRLGQVDLRLEGTSVKANGNQGYFLQRMTPTYASSNGRLDVWWDNRSDFNANGEKAVYAGALYDLANWNLPGFAVGGSCVYAWDAKPSTDPQYDQSQRVIETAYSLDALYTVQAGFAKGTLFKLHYTRYDNHSDNPSWSNGYGNMFQDEHDLKFMVIAPFTIF
- a CDS encoding GMC family oxidoreductase, whose product is MPQALDAYDYLIVGAGPAGCLLANRLSADPANRVLLLEAGGPDNYPWIHIPVGYLYCIGNPRTDWCYDTEQVPGLNGRAIKYPRGRTLGGCSSINGMIYMRGQALDYDGWAAEGNPGWGWNDLLPLFMKMEDHFAGSSELHGAGGEWRVEKQRLSWAILDAFREAAAQAGVRPVDDFNGGDNEGCGYFQVNQRSGVRWNASKAFLRPIANRANLTVLTNVEALRVLLENGRAAGLEVNWQGARRELRARREVILCAGAINTPVLLQRSGIGPRDLLEKHGIGVRHALSGVGGNLQDHLQLRLIYRMNGAPSLNQIASTLWGKMGMGLEYLLKRSGPLSMAPSQLGAFAKSDPSQRSANLEYHVQPLSLERFGEPLHSFPAFTASVCDLRPLSRGTVTLRSPDPRDKPVIQPNYLSHPQDLRVAADAIRLTRRIAASPALARYQPVEFKPGPDYQTEEDLHRAAAEIGTTIFHPAGTCRMGQGEGAVVDSRLRVHGIPGLRIADASIMPSLTSGNSCSPVLVIAEKAAQMILSEPARGAEVIPSSGRTAEEAPVA